The Euphorbia lathyris chromosome 2, ddEupLath1.1, whole genome shotgun sequence genome includes a window with the following:
- the LOC136216828 gene encoding peptidyl-prolyl cis-trans isomerase CYP18-1 — MSVTLHTNLGDIKCEIACDEVPKTAENFLALCASGYYDGTIFHRNIKGFMIQGGDPTGTGKGGTSIWGKKFNDEIRESLKHNARGILSMANSGPNTNGSQFFISYAKQPHLNGFYTIFGKVIHGFEVLDLMEKTQIGPGDRPLAEIRINRVTIHANPLAG; from the exons Atg TCTGTTACATTGCACACAAACCTCGGCGACATCAAGTGCGAAATTGCTTGCGATGAGGTCCCCAAAACGGCTGAG AACTTTCTGGCATTATGTGCTAGTGGTTACTACGACGGAACCATTTTTCACCGAAATATTAAAGGTTTTATGATTCAAGGTGGAGACCCAACAGGAACAGGCAAAGGGGGAACCAGTATATGGGGCAAGAAATTCAATGATGAGATCAGGGAGTCTCTTAAG CATAATGCAAGGGGCATACTATCTATGGCGAATAGTGGGCCTAATACTAATGGGAgccaattttttatttcttatgcaAAGCAACCTCATCTGAATGGATTTTACACTATATTTGGCAAAGTGATTCATGGTTTCGAAGTCCTTGACCTTATGGAGAAG ACTCAAATAGGACCTGGTGATCGACCACTTGCGGAGATAAGGATCAATAGAGTGACAATACATGCCAATCCTCTTGCTGGCTAG
- the LOC136216825 gene encoding uncharacterized protein isoform X1, whose protein sequence is MVKEGAAESPIGSKPIPTPVSQASSSRPADRPDVDDTSSKKTLNPKQFIISVASKIASEPFINLDTNVWGVLTAISNNARQRHQGINMLLTGAEHSIGRLAEDTHFQIESSAVSGKHCKIYRRNLTIVDAGHPSTSDYSVFLKDTSTNGTFLNWMKLNKTSPESEVHHGDIISLAAVPQNELAFTYVYRDVRRSTSLFPGGAPKRKPEAIISESKRLKGIGIGAPEGPISLDDFRSLQRSNTELREQLESRVTTIDTLRNEIRAADERHKSEIRDMKQSVERLYDDQLKELRQMLDIKVKELMKVVRTSSEQKHTMEELNERLNASRQSCAEANEALKSQKASISELEEKLDEERDHRKEERNVAAAKLEAAVQKLQSESQEEIKRLSDAACLRETELQAEINKLQEREKMWCSQVENLRPKLEEARQKLVISDNKVRQLEARVAEEQLACTNGRKKIEELELEMEQLRKELESEKQVAREEAWAKVSALELEINAAVRDLEFERRKLKGARERIMLRETQLRAFYSTTEEISALFSKQQEQLKAMQRTLEDEENYENTSLDTGLNEPVENVASHALLHLRNSNVLSSAKTCSAAAQRCNGSQEVASGDVDASVTEKHDCDIRSQGGEENTQEEEFTSSIRHANGGFGSDIDGIGTAPVLEPETIGTEQVPETESPGLYADTNIDLNKCGSLAGDTMQFDDEPLVQERDEGVQTPSLDALNHSQSNKPVENQKNMDDTEPGGTIRTADLITSEVAGSWAYSTAPSVHGENESPKSRDNDEKVDTVVHDSNGQVAESQSTPSTEAAAARRNNERRALSEMIGIVEPDLKEQFSAMDEDCNEGKEKRDPVSSSDTEACSDTDNESDENDEDPKGKSVSDSETEGSDQPDEDEKHDSMDEDT, encoded by the exons ATGGTCAAAGAAGGGGCAGCAGAGTCTCCGATTGGTTCAAAGCCGATTCCAACTCCTGTCTCTCAGGCGAGCTCTTCGCGTCCTGCAGATCGCCCAGACGTCGATGATACGTCCTCAAAGAAGACATTGAACCCTAAGCAATTCATCATCTCAGTGGCCTCTAAGATCGCTTCCGAGCCTTTCATTAACCTTGACACTAACGTCTGGGGCGTCCTCACTGCTATTTCTAATAATGCGCGCCAGCGCCACCAG GGTATCAATATGCTTTTAACTGGGGCTGAACATTCCATTGGACGATTGGCAGAGGATACGCACTTTCAAATTGAATCATCTGCAGTCAGTGGAAAACACTGCAAAATATATAGGAGAAATCTTACTATTGTAGATGCGGGTCATCCATCTACTTCTGATTATTCTGTCTTCTTGAAAGATACTAG CACAAATGGGACATTCCTCAATTGGATGAAATTGAATAAGACTAGTCCTGAATCAGAGGTGCATCATGGAGATATTATATCTCTTGCAGCTGTTCCACAGAATG AACTTGCATTTACATATGTATATCGAGACGTCCGTAGGTCTACCTCCTTGTTTCCGGGTGGGGCTCCAAAAAGAAAACCAG AGGCGATTATCTCAGAAAGCAAGAGACTAAAGGGCATAGGAATTGGTGCTCCTGAGGGTCCTATATCTCTTGATGATTTTCGAAGTCTTCAACGATCAAACACA GAATTGAGGGAGCAATTGGAAAGTCGAGTCACTACAATTGATACATTGCGCAATGAGATTAGAGCAGCTGATGAGCGGCATAAAAGT GAGATTAGGGATATGAAACAATCTGTTGAAAGATTATATGATGACCAACTCAAGGAGTTGCGACAAATGCTGGATATTAAAGTGAAAGAGCTGATGAAAGTTGTTAGAACCTCATCCGAACAAAAGCATACCATGGAAGAATTAAATGAAAGACTTAATGCTTCCAGGCAGTCATGTGCAGAAGCAAATGAAGCTCTGAAGAG TCAGAAGGCATCTATATCTGAACTCGAGGAAAAATTAGACGAAGAGCGAGACCACAGAAAAGAAGAGCGAAACGTGGCTGCTGCCAAATTAGAAGCAGCAGTACAAAAACTTCAGTCTGAATCTCAAGAAGAAATTAAACGACTGTCTGATGCTGCCTGTCTACGTGAGACAGAACTACAAGCGGAAATCAACAAGCTTCAG GAAAGGGAGAAAATGTGGTGTTCACAAGTGGAAAATTTGAGGCCTAAACTG GAAGAAGCAAGGCAAAAGTTGGTTATCTCTGATAATAAAGTTCGCCAGCTAGAAGCTCGAGTTGCTGAAGAGCAACTGGCCTGTACAAATGGAAGAAAA AAAATTGAAGAACTTGAGCTAGAAATGGAACAACTGAGGAAGGAGCTTGAGAGTGAAAAG CAGGTAGCGCGCGAAGAAGCATGGGCTAAAGTCTCTGCTCTTGAACTTGAGATAAATGCCGCAGTGCGGGATCTTGAATTTGAGAGACGGAAGTTAAAAGGTGCTAGGGAAAGAATTATGCTCAG GGAGACACAGTTAAGGGCATTTTATTCCACTACTGAGGAAATATCAGCACTTTTTTCAAAGCAGCAAGAACAATTGAAGGCAATGCAAAGGACATTGGAAGATGAGGAAAATTATGAGAACACATCTCTAGATACCGGCCTGAATGAACCTGTTGAGAATGTGGCTAGTCATGCTCTGTTACATCTCAGAAATTCAAATGTCCTTAGCAGTGCAAAGACTTGTTCTGCTGCAGCTCAGAGGTGTAACGGAAGCCAGGAAGTTGCTTCAGGCGACGTCGATGCAAGTGTCACTGAGAAGCATGATTGCGATATAAGAAGTCAAGGTGGAGAAGAAAATACCCAAGAGGAAGAATTCACAAGTTCTATCCGTCATGCTAATGGTGGATTTGGTTCCGACATTGATGGCATTGGCACAGCTCCTGTCCTGGAACCAGAGACCATAGGAACAGAGCAAGTTCCTGAAACTGAAAGCCCTGGACTTTATGCTGATACGAATATTGATCTGAACAAGTGTGGCTCGTTAGCTGGAGATACGATGCAATTCGATGATGAACCACTTGTTCAGGAAAGGGACGAGGGCGTCCAGACACCGTCTCTTGATGCGTTGAATCACTCCCAATCGAATAAACCCGTTGAGAATCAGAAAAACATGGATGATACAGAACCAGGAGGCACTATTCGAACAGCCGATCTTATAACTTCTGAAGTTGCTGGGAGCTGGGCTTACAGCACTGCTCCTTCAGTCCATGGTGAGAATGAATCTCCTAAAAGTAGAGACAATGACGAGAAGGTCGACACAGTTGTTCATGATTCCAATGGACAAGTGGCAGAGAGTCAAAGTACACCATCTACTGAGGCTGCAGCTGCCAGACGGAACAACGAACGTCGAGCATTGAGTGAGATGATTGGAATAGTTGAACCCGACTTAAAGGAGCAATTCAGTGCAATGGATGAGGATTGCAATGAGGGAAAGGAAAAACGTGATCCTGTTTCCAGTTCTGATACAGAGGCCTGTTCTGATACTGATAATGAAAGTGACGAAAATGATGAAGATCCCAAAGGCAAATCGGTCTCAGATTCAGAGACCGAGGGCAGTGATCAACCAGATGAAGATGAAAAACATGATTCCATGGATGAAGATACGTAA
- the LOC136216825 gene encoding uncharacterized protein isoform X2, producing MVKEGAAESPIGSKPIPTPVSQASSSRPADRPDVDDTSSKKTLNPKQFIISVASKIASEPFINLDTNVWGVLTAISNNARQRHQGINMLLTGAEHSIGRLAEDTHFQIESSAVSGKHCKIYRRNLTIVDAGHPSTSDYSVFLKDTSTNGTFLNWMKLNKTSPESEVHHGDIISLAAVPQNELAFTYVYRDVRRSTSLFPGGAPKRKPEAIISESKRLKGIGIGAPEGPISLDDFRSLQRSNTELREQLESRVTTIDTLRNEIRAADERHKSEIRDMKQSVERLYDDQLKELRQMLDIKVKELMKVVRTSSEQKHTMEELNERLNASRQSCAEANEALKSQKASISELEEKLDEERDHRKEERNVAAAKLEAAVQKLQSESQEEIKRLSDAACLRETELQAEINKLQEREKMWCSQVENLRPKLEEARQKLVISDNKVRQLEARVAEEQLACTNGRKKIEELELEMEQLRKELESEKVAREEAWAKVSALELEINAAVRDLEFERRKLKGARERIMLRETQLRAFYSTTEEISALFSKQQEQLKAMQRTLEDEENYENTSLDTGLNEPVENVASHALLHLRNSNVLSSAKTCSAAAQRCNGSQEVASGDVDASVTEKHDCDIRSQGGEENTQEEEFTSSIRHANGGFGSDIDGIGTAPVLEPETIGTEQVPETESPGLYADTNIDLNKCGSLAGDTMQFDDEPLVQERDEGVQTPSLDALNHSQSNKPVENQKNMDDTEPGGTIRTADLITSEVAGSWAYSTAPSVHGENESPKSRDNDEKVDTVVHDSNGQVAESQSTPSTEAAAARRNNERRALSEMIGIVEPDLKEQFSAMDEDCNEGKEKRDPVSSSDTEACSDTDNESDENDEDPKGKSVSDSETEGSDQPDEDEKHDSMDEDT from the exons ATGGTCAAAGAAGGGGCAGCAGAGTCTCCGATTGGTTCAAAGCCGATTCCAACTCCTGTCTCTCAGGCGAGCTCTTCGCGTCCTGCAGATCGCCCAGACGTCGATGATACGTCCTCAAAGAAGACATTGAACCCTAAGCAATTCATCATCTCAGTGGCCTCTAAGATCGCTTCCGAGCCTTTCATTAACCTTGACACTAACGTCTGGGGCGTCCTCACTGCTATTTCTAATAATGCGCGCCAGCGCCACCAG GGTATCAATATGCTTTTAACTGGGGCTGAACATTCCATTGGACGATTGGCAGAGGATACGCACTTTCAAATTGAATCATCTGCAGTCAGTGGAAAACACTGCAAAATATATAGGAGAAATCTTACTATTGTAGATGCGGGTCATCCATCTACTTCTGATTATTCTGTCTTCTTGAAAGATACTAG CACAAATGGGACATTCCTCAATTGGATGAAATTGAATAAGACTAGTCCTGAATCAGAGGTGCATCATGGAGATATTATATCTCTTGCAGCTGTTCCACAGAATG AACTTGCATTTACATATGTATATCGAGACGTCCGTAGGTCTACCTCCTTGTTTCCGGGTGGGGCTCCAAAAAGAAAACCAG AGGCGATTATCTCAGAAAGCAAGAGACTAAAGGGCATAGGAATTGGTGCTCCTGAGGGTCCTATATCTCTTGATGATTTTCGAAGTCTTCAACGATCAAACACA GAATTGAGGGAGCAATTGGAAAGTCGAGTCACTACAATTGATACATTGCGCAATGAGATTAGAGCAGCTGATGAGCGGCATAAAAGT GAGATTAGGGATATGAAACAATCTGTTGAAAGATTATATGATGACCAACTCAAGGAGTTGCGACAAATGCTGGATATTAAAGTGAAAGAGCTGATGAAAGTTGTTAGAACCTCATCCGAACAAAAGCATACCATGGAAGAATTAAATGAAAGACTTAATGCTTCCAGGCAGTCATGTGCAGAAGCAAATGAAGCTCTGAAGAG TCAGAAGGCATCTATATCTGAACTCGAGGAAAAATTAGACGAAGAGCGAGACCACAGAAAAGAAGAGCGAAACGTGGCTGCTGCCAAATTAGAAGCAGCAGTACAAAAACTTCAGTCTGAATCTCAAGAAGAAATTAAACGACTGTCTGATGCTGCCTGTCTACGTGAGACAGAACTACAAGCGGAAATCAACAAGCTTCAG GAAAGGGAGAAAATGTGGTGTTCACAAGTGGAAAATTTGAGGCCTAAACTG GAAGAAGCAAGGCAAAAGTTGGTTATCTCTGATAATAAAGTTCGCCAGCTAGAAGCTCGAGTTGCTGAAGAGCAACTGGCCTGTACAAATGGAAGAAAA AAAATTGAAGAACTTGAGCTAGAAATGGAACAACTGAGGAAGGAGCTTGAGAGTGAAAAG GTAGCGCGCGAAGAAGCATGGGCTAAAGTCTCTGCTCTTGAACTTGAGATAAATGCCGCAGTGCGGGATCTTGAATTTGAGAGACGGAAGTTAAAAGGTGCTAGGGAAAGAATTATGCTCAG GGAGACACAGTTAAGGGCATTTTATTCCACTACTGAGGAAATATCAGCACTTTTTTCAAAGCAGCAAGAACAATTGAAGGCAATGCAAAGGACATTGGAAGATGAGGAAAATTATGAGAACACATCTCTAGATACCGGCCTGAATGAACCTGTTGAGAATGTGGCTAGTCATGCTCTGTTACATCTCAGAAATTCAAATGTCCTTAGCAGTGCAAAGACTTGTTCTGCTGCAGCTCAGAGGTGTAACGGAAGCCAGGAAGTTGCTTCAGGCGACGTCGATGCAAGTGTCACTGAGAAGCATGATTGCGATATAAGAAGTCAAGGTGGAGAAGAAAATACCCAAGAGGAAGAATTCACAAGTTCTATCCGTCATGCTAATGGTGGATTTGGTTCCGACATTGATGGCATTGGCACAGCTCCTGTCCTGGAACCAGAGACCATAGGAACAGAGCAAGTTCCTGAAACTGAAAGCCCTGGACTTTATGCTGATACGAATATTGATCTGAACAAGTGTGGCTCGTTAGCTGGAGATACGATGCAATTCGATGATGAACCACTTGTTCAGGAAAGGGACGAGGGCGTCCAGACACCGTCTCTTGATGCGTTGAATCACTCCCAATCGAATAAACCCGTTGAGAATCAGAAAAACATGGATGATACAGAACCAGGAGGCACTATTCGAACAGCCGATCTTATAACTTCTGAAGTTGCTGGGAGCTGGGCTTACAGCACTGCTCCTTCAGTCCATGGTGAGAATGAATCTCCTAAAAGTAGAGACAATGACGAGAAGGTCGACACAGTTGTTCATGATTCCAATGGACAAGTGGCAGAGAGTCAAAGTACACCATCTACTGAGGCTGCAGCTGCCAGACGGAACAACGAACGTCGAGCATTGAGTGAGATGATTGGAATAGTTGAACCCGACTTAAAGGAGCAATTCAGTGCAATGGATGAGGATTGCAATGAGGGAAAGGAAAAACGTGATCCTGTTTCCAGTTCTGATACAGAGGCCTGTTCTGATACTGATAATGAAAGTGACGAAAATGATGAAGATCCCAAAGGCAAATCGGTCTCAGATTCAGAGACCGAGGGCAGTGATCAACCAGATGAAGATGAAAAACATGATTCCATGGATGAAGATACGTAA